gtaactataatttgacatattaatcaagaaatattaatgtgatttactattttttcagtttttttgtaaattagtaaacttgaaaattcatggataacaacaataattataatttaggattaaaaatatcatttgggttaaagagcttctacatattggtgtattaaccattgcagaaacataaaaaatgattttggtaattaccaatgctgttaatttaaggcagcactttggttagggttagggtagtctaataaatttgttaagcactgtatgttcttagttttttttaaggcatctggagacacCCTCTAAGTGTCTCGGGACCCCCACGTTACATTAGACCTACAGGTGACCCTTTAGGGGCCtgacatcattacagaaggacaTGCATGCTATCATCTTACTCCATTTTACCAAGAAAGCAGAGAAATCTGGTCATTTGTAAAGAATTTCCTTGTTATAGTGGAAAACCAGCTTTATCGTTCAAAGGAGACAAATTAGTGGAAATCTTGAGACAAAATACGTTGATGTACTCATCAAAATAGAAAGATCTAAAAAATACACGTATGGAtttactgtatgtccacttagggcttctgtacacacacattttGCCATATTCTCTCCCTGCTAGACTCACTACAAAAagcttcatgacccacttttgggtccagatcccaccagctgagaaccagaccACTCTGTGGTTAAACgccaaacaagaaaaagaaataatacaAAGTTTTCAATCCATGAGACTGTTATCCAGGTTTAACAGCCTGATGGCAGGAGGAATAGAGGATTTAGAATAACGGTCTGTTCTCCTACGGAGTGCGATAAAGCTGCAGCCTGAGGGCAATAAAGTAAACTCAGAGAACAGGATGTGGTCATGTTCTTGGACCACCTGCCTCCCCCAcaaaaaatgcagatatctcCGCTGGACCCCCATTATTTTTGAGCAGattttaataataatgtaaaGACTGTTCTTGTCTTTGTGTCAAATTTCAATTAGGAATCAAAAACCGTTCCTTAATCTCAACATCCTCCCCATGAATCGAGCTTATATTAGGTTAACAGTTTTTCCTGAAATCAACAAATAGCTCTTTAGTTTCTGACACGTTAAGGTCAAGGAAGTTTTCATCACCAGTTTATGAATCCAGGAAGAGGATTTACACTCTGAACCTTGAAGAGATAAAAGTGCTGGACCATCAGAGAATCTGAGCAGGTAGCTACCCTCTTTATAAGCCCTGCAGCCATCTGTGTACGGGATAGACGACAGAACTGGACCCTGTGTTTGAGACCAGGACATGACTCCATTCACTAAAACCTGCTGTTTCCTatcagttaaaatgtttaaaagcaacaaaaaaaaaaactgataaaatctGAACTAATCTGAAAAAGCAGAAAGGCGGTCAGTTAATCATGCAGTTCATTTTGTAAAAAGCTCAAAAAACCCAGCAAATAAAAGTGCTTCCTGACCATTTTTCCTCTGAGCTTCCCCTACTTGTAACAAAGAGAAGCTGAACTCCCACTGATCCACACCAAAAATTAGTCAACATACTATTTCTAAAATTTACCGTCCATTTAACTGAGAGAAAATAGCTCTACACACATTTTTCTTACCAGAAGACCATTGTATAAACTGCTTattaagtgttttatcatgattataagagcaaatctaattttgataacatcagagcagacaaagcctcattTCCACCTTGGCACCTCCCTAAAGGGTTCccagcagtttttattttgacagctatttttaattttagtcttagtcttttgatcatttcttttagatttagtcacattttagtcatttctacccatttttgttttagaGGACGAaacctcaaaaacattttagtctagttttagtcaataaaaagccctcatattttagtctttacttttgtccatgcatttattttcttgcctaaatcagGTACCTAATCAAGGTAGTGCTacagctacattgttttttgacagatttacccacaattgagaaatatcacagatatTTAATggctgatgaaaactacataacctttttagtgtagttttagtcatcttgatgaaaactaaactgactttttgtcagtttagtcatcacagatctatttttgttagtcttagtctagtttttgtcatggaaaataAGGCTGTTGACAaccatttttagtcacagttttagtcgacaTAATTAACACTGGTTCCCAGACCCCCAGGtagggaaccactggtctaacaTATGATCTTGGCTTCTCCAAGTGATTGAAAATGTCagcgtctctctgcagccacagtgatgtaaatcaagtccaccactgctccttaatgtctcatttaacCCATTAGTCATCTAAACCTTTTAATGTTcttgtatttcattttcaatccagaACAAGTTCCTTTGTCCATGGTTAGGTTCATGCTACAATCTTAGATCTATATGTAAAGTAgagccaaacaggaagtcatttacccttagtttaagacaagacagaaatcaaaatggacacaaaacagttaaaaaaaaataatggaaatttaaaatttaaaataaagggtgcaaataatcacaattaactactGAAATCCTGCGATTAAGCAGTACTAAAAAGTCTAATTTTCTGACAGCTCTAGTTCATAAATAAAAGAACTGTAAAAGGCGTGTCTataattcaaattcaaaattttcacTTAAAGATTTCCCAaaccccccaccaccaccaccaataTGGCTCAACCCCTGCTCAtttgtgctactgtgtagtcaactgaggtggaaaaagtacaagagtattgaaGTAAAAGCAGAGTTACTCTAGGTAGAACCAGTACAAGTaaaagaccccccccccccccacacacacacacacacacacacacaagctaATCAGTTGCAGTAATTAGAGTAAATGTAATCAGTAATGTAATTAACTAACATGACTTAATTTAGCAGCACTGTTGGGGTTGGGTGGGGGTGAGGGGTGGGGGGCATTGTTAATTTGGGATCACACCTAATTTCTACCAAAAggttgtatttgtttttgttggaatttgCATCTGCTGCAACATTCTCAGGCCCAGCTAACTGCATGGGTGTCCACTTTGACACTGTGGCAAAAGCAGAGGCTGTTTATTCTCAGTCAGGGGAGTTTGTCTTAGTTGCATTTAAAAATCCCTTAGAGAAACAAAAGGCCGATTCTTCAATCAGGGAACTGTGGTAATCAGTGAATTTGTAGATAAATGGGACTTACTGCTGTTTCATCTGCTGCCTTTAATGAGTTTTATAGAAAGGCaaatttaaccctcaggcatcactttaatttactaccctttaaagccattaaggacaaaatgtccacttccaaataACTGCTAGAAAACCtaaacagattaatatttttttctgtttttttttttttttttgcataaatctcttaaacaacttcagctgtgctcaaaactaccaaacattcaatcattttgagacTTTTAACCCTATAAATGCCTGTTTTAttacttaaagatcaaaaaatgtggtttgaatgggagtcaaatGGATGTTTTTGTCCACAAGTGACTCGAAAGGATAGCAAATTTTAAATCGGATGCTATACAAAAAACtgataatgcatcaaagtcaatattttggctaatgtttgacatacccagCAAGTTTGAAGgtgatcaaaagatttgaccatttttattgCTGTCTTTGGAactggacgtttttgtccttaatgacttgaaagagcagtaaattttaaaatagatgctacacaaaaaactaaaaatgcatcgaAGTTAATATTTTGGTTAACCATGAACatatccaagctggatttagaaataatgccccagccatccaaaATCTGGTTTTAGGAAGATAttacacttttttcatttttattaataaaaaaacaacattgactttaagtaatcaaactggcatttaaagggttacaaatcctcaaaataattaaatgtttggtagttttgagcacagctgaagttgtttaggagatttatgcaaaaaagcagaaaaaaatatatttatctgttaattttttatggcagttttttggaagtggacgttttaTCCTTCATGGCTTTAAAGGTAGTAGagttgtttcacagtgttcccctgacctattactgcagtgatactcaacgcgtgctgctcttttgtgatgatttgtggctctaatatgtcttaatttgaaatattattaccccagaaaaccttaaatagGAAAaatctgacctcagaaattatccattgcaagtaagATTAATTAGTatgtttcccacacttaaacAGTAGGCAGTAATTgacaaacttaattgtcaacctttatttatgtttgtgtatttctattgcccttattttcaattttctgCCCCTTCAAGCcccttttgaaacatttttgctgcttttagcctctttcttgccactttcggacaaattttttcaacttttatcctgtttttgtccttttttgccattagtTGCCCATTTTGTCCTACTTTTTGCAAtttgcatttttccccttttttgccactttttacccatatAAGCCACCCCTTGTAATCAAATgacaatttttgcattttttcccattttcccacctttttgctacttttcgaccattttattcaattttcactcattttatgcaagtttttttttccgcTTCTTTACTATTTTGGACacttataactcatttttttgttgcttcttactcctttctgccattttttttctccccattattgccactttttcgctactttttgatctttttttgccactttagcccattttttctccacttagattgtggctcttgcaaaggtattttttttaaactatttggctctttggttgagcaggattGAGTCACACTGTATTAGAGTAAttgaaattgaattaaaaaaatctgcctagaaagaaactttgttgcaaaaaatgagaccatatgcactaacacagccaaaatggtgagcagagaaagaggacaaatttgcccaaatggacaaaaatgtccctagtgatgcctgagggatAATTATTTAGCAGTAATGGTAATATTTTTGGAGGGTGGGAGATTCTATAGTAAAGGGGTCATCTTGATCTTGGCAGGGTACTAGTTTAGACCCGgctcatgattttgactggGGGTTTTATGGAACTGTTATCATATTAACGGTGCTTTTACATTAATTATATCTTCTATTATGAGACATTTTACTCATAAATGTTAGTGGGATTTGGTTCTATGcaataaatacaatataaatCATTAAACGAATAAATGTGTCTGCTTACGCTTAGCAAATAGTGTTTGTTGAGGGTCTCTTAATCTCACTAATCTTTAATTTAAAGGCCACAATGTAAATGAGTCCACTGAATAAAGTCTGGATAAAGAGTTTGTTAATAAATAATCCTAAAATGAATATTTGTTACTAAATTGTTAGCACTGGGTGGGATGTCACCACTTGTTGAGCATGCTAATCCCATGGGACCATCATCTCAAAAGTCTCCTCTCCATGAAACCACATGAATCTCCCTGATGTGCATCTAACTGCTGAGTGTTGCAGACTCTTTTTGTGCTATGCTGTATTTTCTGTATGCTCTTTAAACTTAGGGGCTCTGTGAAAGACACAAACCCGCCAAGTGTGGGCCTACCTGTCGGCTTGGTGGCATTGCTGGCATCAGTGGCGTTCATGGAAATGCACATATCGCCTTGAGGAAACTTGTCACAAGTGAGCATATCCGGCCAGGGGAAACCGAAAGCCTCCATGATGGGGGTGCAGCTGTCCCGCACGGCCTCGCAGAGCCAGCGGCACGGATAAATGGGCCTCTCCAAACACACCGGTGCAAAGAGCGAGCAGAGAAAGACCTGTGTGCCCGGATGACAGTTCTTGTGCACCAGTGGCACCCAGCTGCTGGCCTGCTGCTTCACCTCGGCCATGGTTTCATGCTCCAGAAGGCTGGGCAGCAACATCTGGTTGTAGCCTACGTTGTGACAGAGCCTCAAGTCCTCCGGGATGTCCACACACTGGGGTGGCTTGCCGTAGCTGCGTCCGCCGTTGTACGTGTCCGGCCTCCAGACGTACTCGTCCTCGGACGCACTACACGATGATATGAGCGCCACTGTCACAGCCAGCCGAATCACCCTCTCCAGAGACccgagagcagaattcatgtttCCGTTTAGCAACATCGAAAGGAATGCAGCTCGGCACGGCTCAGACAAGCGATCTGGAAGTCACTTCATGTAGAAACAGAGTAATGGAGCAGGAGAAAATCTAAAGTAGGGCTGAACTGAAGCGAGCTAGGCTTGGACGAAGTCAGCGGATAGTCTCTCCTGGTTTCAGCCCCTTCGTGTACCTCTGTAGGCGAATGTTTGAGGAGGAAAAGCGCTCTGCCTACGCTGAGCTTGGAAACAAGAGGAGATTGTAAAGTGCGCCCTGGCCAATCGGAATGCGTCTGCGCCTTTTGGCACTCTGCTGTCAGTCAAGAGCTTAATTACCCAGCGAGTACAGCGTTCCAGGACCGCTCCCCCACACTCTATTGTTTTCAGGCCTTCATTTATATCCCTGCAAAATATGTCGAACTTTTTTCAGCCTTCCATAGACTGAATTATATTTTTGAAGCTGAACTCTTATGCAAGTTTTTCAGCAGACGGAgacctttttcattttagtcgTGTACTCAGAACAACATGTCTCTGGGAAGGTAATGAGGGACGTCCCTCTTTAAGTGATAAAACACTTTTAAGATGACAGAGAGAGcttcctggggcccagccagactaGGGGGCCCAGGGAGGTCAGCAACGTCCTGGTCCAttctgaaaataataatttcctTGAACCTGAATAatcacttttatcaaagaaacaaaacatcaaTTTCAGTTATTCCTGCTGTAGTATAAAGCCTTTTATAATGTAAACCCTTTCTTAAATCAGAATCACCTTTTTATTGGTGCAGTAAACAATGTGGCAGAgaacactgaactaaaccatgaGCAATGTAATGACAGACTTCATAGATATGCAGTAAGgggcacaaatgtcaggattacagaaaaataaggtcaaagaaactgagacaactttaatgaaaaacaataacatcataattaagaaaagtggcaaaaatagaaagtAGCATAACagggcaaaatgggcaaaaggcagcaaaaatgagtaagaaaaagcagcagaaaagtgGAATTTATGtttagaagcagcaaaaaagggataaaagtgccaaaaaagtggcacagatTGGTGCTAACTTGCAGcacagtggcaaaatgtgcGTTAAATGGCAAAGAATagttaaaagtgacttaaaaaatagcaaaaggcagcaaatTTGTggtaaagtggctaaaaagtggcacaaataatcTTCAAATTGGAAAAAATAGGCAATATAGGctaaaaatatgggataaaagtgcaTAATATAGTCGGCAAACGggttgtaagtggcaaaaaatgtggtaaaggaggataaaagtggcataaaaaagggcaaaatagaccaaaagaagcaaacaaaagagttttgaaaaaaaaggtaataaatTGGCAAGATTGGCAATAAGCAgcaacagtggcaaaattgtgcCAAAAAGAAGTGCCAACatgatggcaaaaatgtgttaaatggcaagaaattgttaaaagtggcataaaaactgccagaaatgggcaaaaggcagcaaaaattagttaaagtggcaaaaaaagtggcacataaaagctaaaatttagcaaaaatgggcaaaagtaggCTAAAAAATGGGATTGAAGTGCATAATAGAAGTGGCCAATGTGGGTtgtaaatggcaaaatgggttgatagtggcataaaagggcaaaatgagCCAAAAGTAGTAACGAAGAGagtaaaaaagggtaaaaaaaaaaaaaaatagttggtAATGGGTTATAAGTGACCAAAGTGggataaatgtgccagaaaGAGGTTCCTTGACAGTGGCCAAAAATGTGAGCTAAATGGAACAAAATccttaaaagtggcataaaactggcaaaatggacaaagggcagcaaaaatgagttgaagtggcaaaatgtatcatcaaaaggtgaaaattggcaaaaatatgcaaaacaggcaaaaaaaaaaacaaagttataaAAGTGCATAATATATGTGGCAAAcatttaagtggcaaaacagtggtaaaagcaggttaaaagtggcaaaaatggattaaaatagcAGAATATGTGGATAGTGGCATTAAAGAGAAATAGACAAATAGCAGCAATAATGagtaaacagtggcaaaaaggtggtaaTTACAGCcagaagcagcaaaagtgggataaaagtggcaaaaacatgaataaaaagtggcaaaaaagtagcaaaataagctgatagcttcccagtcagggcctttctgtgtggagtttgcatgttctccctgggCATGCGttggttctctctgggtactctggcttcctcccaccgcCAAAGACATGCTCAATAGGTTagctgatcactctaaattggctgtaggtgtgaacaTGAGCGTGCCTAGTGGCCTGTCTCTTTcagtcagccctgtgattgactggcgaccagtgcagggtgtaccctgcctcttgccaaatgacagctggaataggctccagcccccccacgATCCCCCACGGTATAAGCAGTACAGAAAATAGATAGATGGCATAAAAATGGTACTATTGTTAAAATTTGCCAAGTTTGGTTTAAACACGTGTGACATGGGACGTGATCAAAAAAGCTTCCAGTGTCACATCCAGGTTCAGAGTTAGGTTCAGAGCACGTACAGACTTAATCGACTGACTCAGGTTTACTCCAACGTTCTTTAAACTGAGAATATATTTTCAGGGATTTGACTCCATCCAGAGAGTAATTAACTCTCTCATTTCACTAACACCAACTCTCCAGAATATTCTGTGAACTGTACTTACCTGTTCAATGAGTCCAATAAAAGGAGTAAGGAGTCATGCCATGGTCTTCCTCAGTAAAGTATAAACAACTCTTCTTTATAACACACAAAACCATGTAACAAGGTTTGGGTGCTTGACAAACTCAGACCTTTATTAATGTTGGCACACAAAGCACAGTGTTAATAACACTCAGTTCAAGTATACTGTTAAACACATTAAAGCTGTCCAACGTGGAGTTACACCCTCAGAAAACAGAGGACCAGTTTGGTAGCACTGTTATAAATAGTAGCATAGAACAGAATTCACATACAGATTATTGTACATATTTCCTTCAGTTtctgtgaaataaaactgtaaaaaacatagtaaagtttgtttttctttctctttttctgaaaaatatgtAAGTAAACATCATACCTGCAAGTCCGTCCATCTGAAAGACAACTGCTTTAACTTTAGTCTCTCGTATAAACAAAGCATGTTATCTGTTCCTTAACAATAAAGATATCAGgtcttctctttctctgcctctgTTGGCTAACAGATGACCCCTGCTGGAGGGGGCTTTAGTAATATGTTAAACTATCCATTCACTCTACTCAGccttgtttggatgtttttggaCAAAATTATTCAAAGTGAGTAAGAACCTCTTTGCCAAACATCAGAAAACAGAGATCTGAAACAGTCTGATAGCAGTGGTGTTTTATAGGGTTAAACTGTGCTACACTTAACCAGATAATAAGCTATCTGCATTGCAAACTTCTCAGTTGATGCTCTTAATACCTACATTAACATTCAAGAATCTTCTCCCAcatataagaaataaaaactcaggCAGGTGGCATAATATCTTTCAGAATTAATGTTTCCCTTTACTTAGCTATATATTTGTAATAAAAAGAATATAGTTTTATCTGATATTATTATAATCATATTATTATGACGGTATTGGCAATGCAGGTTTACTTGAGATAACTAGAATAAGAGTAAGAATAAAATGTTCTTTCTTAAAGTAGCTTATGGTTACAGGTGGCTCAAGCTCTCCTTGGACCAGaggccacttttctgccactagGGGGCTTAGGACTGGGGTACATTTAGGGCCAGATCCACAAAAGAACAGCGCTGCTTTTTGCACATCTTAAACCTGTGCAAATAGCATAAAAGATAGCGTACAATCCAAAAAGCATGTATTATGATTATAGATTAAGTCAGTGTGGGCCTGTGGTGTCAAGTCAGTctgttaaaaatggttaaaaatattcataatgaacatttaaattaaataactgATTAAGGATTGTTTTACACAAGACGAAGTCTAAATTCAAAAAGAAATTCTTCTTTCAGCTACAGTGCCTTAAAAAGTTATCACCCCTTTATtcatcaatcatgatcaatataatcaGCCTTTTTTTGACCccaaaaattacacaaaaaacctctttaatctcagagtgaaaacagatttccaaaaagaaatgccaattaaataaaaatatgactgcataaatattcacccccgtGACAGACCCAATCAAActgaggtccagccaattggtgctactagtctcacagttagtgagttggggatcacctgagtgcagtgaatgtgtctcaagtgattgtagtataaagacacctgtgtctagatgATCCAGTTATtagtttatcagtattcctggctaccattacaccatgaagacaaagggacactccaagcagctaggagaaaaggtgattgaaaagtgtaagttaggagatggatacaaaaaaatccaaggctctgaacatcccccagagttcagttaaatcatcatgaagagatggaaggaatatggcacatgtgtaaatctgcctagatcagaccgtcctcacaaactgagtgagtgtgcaagaaggagactagtgagagaggccaccaagacacctatgactactctgaaggagttccaagcttcagtaGCTAAGATGAGAGAGATTCTGCTttaacaactgttgcccgggttctacTCAACTCTTTAAACCTCAACTacagttcaccagaaggcatgtgggagactccatggtcatgtgggagaaagttctttggtctgatgagacagaAATTGTGCtttatggccatcagacaagaagctagggttggtggacaccaaacactgcacatcaccacaaacacaccatccccactgagaagcatggtgatggcagcatcatgctgtggggatgcttctcagcagatggtacaggaaggcttgtaaaggtagagggtaagaggaatgcagcaaaacataggaaaaccctggaggaaaatcttattcagtcatgagaactatggcttgggagatttattttccagcaacacaatgacccgaagcatgcagagaaagctgcacagaaatcgtttaaagacaacaatgtGACAGTTCTGGAGTGGCggggtcaaagcccagacctcaatccaactgagaattttgattgattgattgattgatagattTGTAAGACCAGtacaagggtaaaacatccaagggggtgaatactttttataggcactgtaaacaCTAGTCCAAAGACTGATATCCAAACATATTAGTTTGTCTAATAATGTTCTCTGTCATATCATG
The Cheilinus undulatus linkage group 5, ASM1832078v1, whole genome shotgun sequence DNA segment above includes these coding regions:
- the sfrp1a gene encoding secreted frizzled-related protein 1a: MLLNGNMNSALGSLERVIRLAVTVALISSCSASEDEYVWRPDTYNGGRSYGKPPQCVDIPEDLRLCHNVGYNQMLLPSLLEHETMAEVKQQASSWVPLVHKNCHPGTQVFLCSLFAPVCLERPIYPCRWLCEAVRDSCTPIMEAFGFPWPDMLTCDKFPQGDMCISMNATDASNATKPTGYSPICPPCDNEMKTDAIMEHMCASEFAFKTKIKEVRRENMDRKVILQKRKKMLKTGNLKKKDIKTLVLYLKNGADCPCQQLDNLSNQYLIMGRRVDQQYLLTGIHKWDKSSNEFKKAVKKLKSYKCPSFDNVF